The following are encoded together in the Corticium candelabrum chromosome 1, ooCorCand1.1, whole genome shotgun sequence genome:
- the LOC134176898 gene encoding uncharacterized protein LOC134176898 — protein MASKFSKKKKESQYEKAMMPPLGHKSKHTSWFDDENDDVWDDKAVGAESKKSTILSLGVGKYASKAKSAGKWLSSRPRTTTKKSMSDAEDQRMVIPVKTKSLDRNKYTYRTVDSNAINVVKQKGSHRWRQLGKVLLGPFMDSLESVFVKLPDEAKVEYILQRWMMKVGDKKATVKELLNACDHQDINIRKEVWSGLVSVPVLESVGQRDRLVSLRQSANVQFVKVGSRVKLHCQASGTPDPVTYQWYVNDEIIKGENRETIEVTIGGSYHCVASGTFGSIIGEPIEVYVVRQLASDRVAAQGTEALLDYYHSRNLIVTTPSEILSLGRKVQRAYLEAIRTNGCIRCPRVRLMVVGQDRAGKSSLVRALLNSLQKTGSMVPPSDSTSGIDIALVKCSLDDDNYLFEVVEGLASELQTIKKLQARHVAELILQMSNKSTKEYNTTADAGPVGGKINVASTAAEVFEPAEEQSVSTTGKPIDSSVMKASNNQDDVLSEDWKTHLDEEMARLVNEELKTIKEGQSLPHHNRHSSTDFSDFLWLRLYDFAGQPIYYNTHSCFMSSHGIYLIVHNLEKNLDDPAVVCIGREGKEFIIEAGCGTNRDYLLTWMTAVSITEPAFSSLLTRLTPSALVVGTHYDIIRKYYPNLSERSRFLTAKEVAIEAAVNRFPLSRHFRRPFFYVDNLLTCDDAESQLVCLRKMIVDLAMEDEQSEALIPFSWLRFEVDVYTEASKNSDGYWSYTEAIERASHCFSMQNVDREEIQSMFKFYHRLGVIMWFGDSADLSQYVVINTQLLLNLFRSVISLDPALDDRKTFWKSLRETGVLDYKHVDDMLEASIISNQSKTSDVRILKERKEFLLKMLQMFGLITPLFSCNSVVKKFHSGITQKSSQFVIPSLVIQDVPVQAFAPELDSCPSIYLTSLHRLVPAALYNRLVVYLIRLFPLSPAVYRHFARLHMDRNNDLLIFNYNTDKSGRIKIAIQNLINDANGVISVQPSELLQYVIWAISDIKSQGMGGLQFVLEALVTCNGTEPMHQHFFPVFQSECTEHALQSCCDLNCVDKMKQRHVSNVSRVHSRCGVNQCFNPLSPPDSLDQWVSLWTEPNKHKVVNVHIVSGSFKTKLTGIVAGDIQVREGDNSEVAHHENVTVVPGIPYGTVQLVCPLQHCGEDQGLVKYHWFRSGKPIAVQNSNCLEIKGFNAYDDSGIYCCQVVSSRDYTYSRPVYIQAVSGRLSLKEPPAVRIYVAVGKSTHRVKEKSSVSLGQKIRLLCTAEPSVSDMRLHYQWFQNKLAIPHAVHQTLEIESVQDFHDGIYYCIVSDQPVDPRNTRNSCVTSSHAEVIIASPDWREDECWFQHQVHHRQRQIQVATYKAYGTKATDKVALLIGNKEYTRMKGNLLFPENDVVAVADALRRLNFKVFVFVNLKFFEMCHALQMFYELVCQGVYAVFYFAGHGFEFNRETYLMPVDADLGNVKTCFRETAIEYSLQECGARLGLLLLDCCRVWTRCVSEKCALPTVGVGSIITQYSCCSLNAAYEVSSSGTSHSVYADHLCRVLEGLAVGGTITVPVPAHTDPSIDLASERKVATEATSRSTDNGTSDRQLSESDDVFKLSVQNMLEDVAIAVSNERVSKRRGGADTPWQVPQRKEHIIESDLSLADDVDTHGDIAKQNDKYHKALNRSRTVQSIEKAVSSRGLFKVYLVYEMWVANVLLVGVNVIPVDKDQDESQLKVNMRIESNSASLIHSGITTSHELNVVRSMPNVADCSHYMKVYNVHRLQHHETLTLVVDISRESADSSDSYEDSLELIVGGKLFDTYLQYSHGQRAPLSALVSRLKRGIWSRPLLQRERSFSLPMVLAPTSGQLSASSR, from the exons ATGGCCA GCAAATTTTCTAAAAAGAAGAAGGAGTCTCAGTACGAAAAAGCAATGATGCCCCCATTAGGGCACAAGTCTAAACATACTTCTTGGTTTGATGATGAAAACGATGATGTCTGGGATGATAAAGCAGTAGGAGCGGAGAGTAAGAAGTCGACTATTCTTTCTCTTG GTGTTGGCAAGTATGCTTCTAAGGCTAAAAGTGCTGGGAAATGGTTATCATCTCGTCCTCGTACAACAACCAAGAAATCAATGTCTGATGCAGAAGATCAAAGGATGGTCATACCAGTGAAGACAAAAAGCTTGGATCGAAACAAATACACATATCGTACTGTAGATTCAAATGCTATCAATGTCGTCAAACAGAAAGGATCACATCGTTGGAGGCAGCTGGGAAAAGTTTTACTTGGACCATTTATGGATAGCTTGGAAAGTGTTTTCGTTAAACTACCGGATGAAGCAAAAGTTGAATACATTCTGCAACGCTGGATGATGAAAGTGGGTGACAAGAAGGCTACGGTCAAGGAACTACTCAATGCCTGTGATCATCAAGACATCAACATTAGGAAAGAGGTCTGGAGTGGATTGGTTTCTGTGCCTGTTTTAGAATCAGTCGGACAACGTGATAGACTCGTGTCTCTCCGTCAATCAGCAAATGTGCAGTTTGTTAAAGTGGGCAGTAGGGTGAAGTTGCATTGCCAAGCATCTGGGACTCCAGATCCAGTTACGTATCAGTGGTATGTGAATGATGAGATTATTAAAGGTGAAAATAGAGAAACAATTGAAGTGACCATTGGAGGTTCATATCATTGTGTTGCATCTGGAACTTTTGGATCAATAATTGGTGAGCCGATTGAAGTGTATGTAGTTCGCCAGCTAGCATCTGATCGTGTGGCTGCTCAAGGAACCGAGGCATTGCTAGATTATTATCATTCTAGAAATCTGATTGTCACTACTCCATCCGAAATTCTTTCTCTTGGGAGGAAGGTGCAACGAGCCTACTTGGAGGCCATAAGAACAAATGGATGTATTCGTTGTCCCCGTGTTCGTCTCATGGTTGTGGGACAGGACAGAGCTGGAAAATCATCTCTGGTAAGGGCTCTCCTGAATTCCCTCCAGAAAACTGGATCTATGGTGCCTCCATCAGACAGCACTTCTGGAATTGACATTGCATTGGTAAAATGCTCGTTGGATGAtgataattatttgtttgaaGTTGTTGAAGGTCTTGCTAGTGAACTTCAAACAATTAAGAAGTTGCAAGCTCGACATGTGGCAGAATTGATTCTTCAGATGAGTAACAAATCAACAAAGGAGTACAATACAACTGCAGATGCAGGGCCAGTAGGTGGAAAGATAAATGTTGCTTCTACAGCAGCAGAAGTGTTTGAACCAGCTGAGGAACAATCAGTGTCTACGACAGGCAAACCTATTGATAGCAGTGTCATGAAAGCATCAAACAATCAAGATGATGTGTTAAGTGAGGACTGGAAGACACATCTAGATGAGGAAATGGCAAGACTTGTGAATGAAGAACTGAAAACTATTAAGGAAGGTCAAAGTCTGCCTCACCATAATCGCCACTCTTCGACAGATTTTAGTGATTTCTTATGGCTACGTCTCTACGACTTTGCAGGCCAGCCGATCTACTACAACACACATTCATGCTTTATGAGCAGTCATGGCATCTATCTAATTGTTCACAACTTGGAGAAGAATTTGGACGACCCCGCTGTTGTCTGCATTGGTCGTGAAGGAAAGGAGTTTATCATTGAGGCTGGATGTGGAACAAATCGTGATTACTTGCTGACATGGATGACAGCTGTGTCGATTACAGAGCCAGCATTTTCTAGCTTACTCACAAGATTGACACCATCGGCGTTAGTGGTTGGTACCCACTACGATATTATCAGGAAGTATTATCCAAATTTGTCAGAACGCTCTCGTTTTCTGACAGCCAAAGAGGTTGCTATTGAAGCAGCAGTAAATCGATTTCCTTTGTCTCGTCATTTTCGTCGACCATTCTTTTATGTCGACAACCTTCTAACATGTGATGATGCTGAGAGCCAGCTGGTCTGTTTGAGGAAGATGATTGTTGACTTGGCCATGGAAGATGAACAGTCAGAAGCTCTCATTCCATTCTCATGGCTGCGATTTGAAGTCGATGTGTACACTGAAGCTTCAAAGAATTCTGATGGTTATTGGAGCTACACTGAAGCCATTGAAAGAGCATCTCATTGTTTCAGCATGCAGAATGTGGATAGAGAGGAGATTCAGTCTATGTTTAAGTTTTATCATCGTCTTGGTGTTATCATGTGGTTTGGTGATTCGGCTGATCTCTCTCAGTATGTTGTTATCAACACTCAGCTTTTACTGAATTTGTTTCGAAGTGTCATCAGCTTGGATCCAGCACTGGATGACCGAAAAACATTCTGGAAGAGTCTGAGGGAGACAGGAGTTTTAGATTATAAGCATGTTGATGACATGCTGGAAGCGTCCATTATCTCCAACCAAAGCAAGACATCAGATGTCAGAATTTTGAAAGAAAGGAAGGAGTTCCTCTTGAAGATGCTTCAAATGTTTGGCCTGATCACTCCTCTCTTTTCTTGTAATTCTGTTGTAAAGAAGTTCCACTCTGGCATTACTCAGAAAAGCAGCCAATTTGTCATTCCATCTTTGGTCATTCAAGATGTACCTGTACAGGCATTTGCGCCAGAGCTTGACAGTTGTCCTTCTATTTATCTGACATCTCTTCACCGCCTTGTGCCTGCTGCTTTGTATAACAGATTGGTGGTGTACCTTATTCGACTCTTCCCCCTCAGTCCAGCAGTGTATCGTCACTTTGCTCGGTTGCATATGGACAGGAACAATGATCTTCTTATTTTTAATTACAATACAGACAAGAGTGGAAGAATTAAGATAGCCATCCAAAATTTGATTAATGATGCTAATGGTGTCATATCTGTTCAGCCATCAGAATTATTGCAGTATGTTATATGGGCAATTTCTGACATCAAGAGTCAGGGCATGGGAGGTCTTCAGTTTGTCTTAGAAGCATTGGTGACATGTAATGGAACTGAGCCTATGCATCAACATTTCTTCCCTGTCTTTCAGTCTGAGTGCACTGAGCATGCCCTGCAGTCATGTTGTGACCTTAACTGTGTTGACAAGATGAAGCAAAGACATGTTTCCAATGTCAGCAGAGTTCACTCTCGATGTGGAGTGAACCAATGCTTTAATCCTCTGTCGCCACCTGATAGTTTGGATCAGTGGGTCAGTTTATGGACagaaccaaacaaacacaaa GTGGTCAATGTACACATTGTGTCAGGAAGCTTTAAGACAAAATTGACTG GTATTGTTGCTGGTGACATTCAAGTGCGTGAAGGAGACAATAGTGAAGTTGCCCACCATGAGAATGTGACAGTCGTGCCTGGAATTCCATATGGAACAGTGCAGCTGGTATGCCCTCTTCAACACTGTGGAGAAGACCAAGGATTAGTAAAGTACCACTGGTTCAGAAGTGGCAAACCGATTGCCGTCCAGAATAGCAATTGTCTGGAGATAAAGGGATTCAATGCGTATGATGATTCCGGCATCTACTGTTGCCAAGTTGTGTCAAGCAGAGACTATACCTACTCTCGGCCTGTTTACATTCAAGCAGTATCAGGCAGAT TAAGTTTGAAAGAACCTCCCGCTGTAAGAATTTACGTTGCAGTGGGAAAATCAACTCACAGGGTCAAGGAAAAGAGTTCGGTTTCCCTTGGGCAAAAGATTCGTCTGCTTTGCACAGCAGAGCCCAGTGTGTCTGATATGAGACTACACTATCAGTGGTTTCAAAATAAGCTTGCCATCCCACATGCAGTTCATCAAACATTGGAAATTGAGAGTGTACAGGATTTTCATGATGGGATTTACTACTGCATTGTGTCTGATCAGCCTGTCGATCCACGAAATACAAGAAACTCTTGTGTTACTTCATCTCATGCAGAGGTTATCATTGCATCTCCAG aTTGGCGGGAGGACGAGTGTTGGTTTCAACATCAGGTTcatcacagacaaagacagatcCAGG TTGCTACATACAAGGCATATGGTACCAAAG CAACAGACAAGGTAGCCTTACTGATTGGCAACAAGGAGTACACCAGAATGAAGGGAAACCTGCTGTTTCCTGAGAACGATGTTGTTGCAGTGGCCGATGCTCTTCGTCGTCTTAATTTCaaagtctttgtgtttgttaacCTCAAATTTTTTGAAATGTGCCATGCCCTGCAAATGTTCTACGAGCTAGTATGTCAGGGAGTTTATGCTGTCTTTTACTTTGCCGGTCATGGATTCGAGTTCAATCGTGAAACATACCTCATGCCAGTTGATGCAGATTTGGGAAATGTCAAGACTTGTTTTCGAGAGACTGCAATTGAGTATTCACTGCAAGAGTGTGGAGCACGACTAGGGCTTTTGCTGCTTGACTGTTGCCGCGTATG GACTCGCTGTGTGAGTGAGAAATGTGCTCTACCTACTGTGGGTGTTGGCAGTATTATAACTCAGTACAGCTG TTGTTCTCTCAATGCTGCATATGAAGTATCCAGCAGTGGTACTAGTCATAGTGTCTATGCCGATCATCTCTGTAGAGTGCTTGAAGGGCTAGCGGTTGGAGGAACAATAACTGTTCCGGTTCCCGCTCACACTGATCCCTCCATTGACTTGGCTAGTGAACGAAAAGTGGCAACCGAGGCGACATCCAGAAGTACTGACAATGGTACATCTGATAGGCAACTATCTGAATCAGATGATGTTTTCAAGCTTTCTGTTCAGAACATGCTGGAGGATGTGGCTATTG CTGTGAGTAATGAACGGGTTTCCAAGAGACGTGGTGGCGCAGATACACCATGGCAGGTTCCTCAGCGAAAAGAACACATTATTGAATCTGATCTCTCACTGGCAGATGATGTGGATACACATGGTGACATTgcaaaacaaaatgacaagtaCCACAAAGCACTCAACA GAAGTCGAACTGTACAGAGTATTGAGAAGGCAGTCAGCAGTCGTGGACTTTTTAAAGTTTATTTGGTCTATGAGATGTGGGTTGCAAACGTGTTACTGGTTGGAGTCAATGTCATTCCAGTCGATAAAGATCAAGATGAGAGCCAACTAAAAGTGAACATGCGCATTGAAAGCAAC TCAGCTTCATTGATCCATTCTGGTATCACTACTAGTCATGAGTTAAATGTAGTGAGGTCTATGCCCAACGTTGCAGACTGCTCCCATTACATGAAGGTCTACAACGTTCACCGTCTTCAG CATCATGAAACGTTAACTCTAGTTGTCGACATCAGCAGAGAGTCGGCAGATTCCAGTGATTCGTATGAGGATTCACTCGAGCTTATTGTTGGTGGCAAGTTATTTGATACATACCTACAGTACAGTCATGGTCAGAGAGCTCCCCTGTCGGCTCTTGTTTCAAG ACTGAAACGTGGCATTTGGAGTCGTCCATTGCTACAAAGAG AGAGATCGTTTTCGCTCCCTATGGTATTGGCTCCCACTTCAGGTCAGTTGTCAGCAAGCAGCAGATAG